From the Cohaesibacter sp. ES.047 genome, one window contains:
- a CDS encoding LacI family DNA-binding transcriptional regulator, with product MKKFSPLPTMGDVARHAGVSPATVARVLYEPEKVSLEKRTIVQNALKATGYRPNAAARGLRTQRSGTIGLIVVDGTLNPFFSQLSQAIRNEALERGYNVLMFQHGMKPEREAKAVTQLLQQRADAVILAYGVNAEGVAPLLQAGIPVVQIEQEVCAGTDAVLIDPVVGIDAAVEHLCGLGHERIAFIGGNPALYDRPRVRGTSMDEDRLAAFRAAVKKHGASDDDALIRLGLYFSTTGDDPARAGREMMHALLKEQNCPTAVLASGDILAAGALQALGEAGLSVPKDMSVIGFDNSIANLLNPPLSSIGRPLVDIGRCALDLAVGAINGQDEKEENRITFPTELVLRHSTSKRNG from the coding sequence ATGAAAAAATTTTCTCCTCTTCCCACCATGGGTGATGTCGCAAGGCATGCTGGCGTATCTCCAGCCACCGTCGCGCGCGTCCTTTATGAGCCTGAAAAGGTCAGTCTTGAAAAGCGCACGATTGTGCAAAACGCCCTGAAAGCCACGGGCTACAGACCGAACGCAGCAGCGCGTGGTCTTAGAACACAAAGAAGCGGGACGATCGGGCTTATCGTGGTGGATGGGACGCTCAACCCGTTTTTCAGCCAACTCAGTCAGGCGATCAGGAATGAGGCGCTCGAGCGGGGATATAATGTCCTGATGTTCCAGCACGGTATGAAGCCGGAACGGGAGGCAAAGGCTGTCACCCAGTTGCTGCAACAGCGCGCCGATGCTGTCATATTAGCCTATGGGGTGAATGCAGAAGGCGTGGCCCCGCTGCTGCAGGCGGGCATTCCGGTCGTTCAGATCGAGCAGGAAGTGTGCGCAGGAACCGATGCGGTCTTGATCGATCCCGTTGTCGGCATCGATGCAGCGGTCGAGCATCTGTGCGGACTCGGGCATGAACGCATTGCTTTCATTGGCGGTAACCCCGCGCTTTATGATCGCCCGCGCGTGCGCGGCACATCCATGGATGAGGACCGTCTGGCTGCCTTTCGTGCTGCCGTAAAGAAGCACGGAGCCAGTGATGATGACGCGCTCATTCGTTTGGGGCTTTATTTTTCAACCACGGGAGATGATCCCGCCCGGGCTGGCCGCGAAATGATGCATGCCTTGTTGAAGGAGCAAAATTGCCCGACCGCCGTGCTTGCATCCGGCGACATTCTGGCGGCCGGCGCGCTACAGGCTTTGGGGGAGGCCGGTCTATCCGTGCCCAAAGACATGTCTGTCATTGGGTTTGACAACTCCATTGCCAACCTGCTCAATCCGCCTCTTTCCTCCATTGGTCGCCCGCTTGTTGATATCGGCCGCTGTGCATTGGATCTGGCAGTTGGCGCTATCAATGGGCAAGACGAAAAAGAGGAAAACCGCATCACGTTCCCGACGGAATTGGTTCTGCGTCACTCGACCTCCAAGAGAAACGGCTAG
- a CDS encoding TRAP transporter small permease, with the protein MMTSLNKALDMVAILFRWLATISLLIMVSINLVNVVVRATLDQAFGWVFPWTLLLFAWMLFFGFYAYVRGKRDVVVDVIMIRLPKPLRILGGLFACTVGMLFMIAILRAAPSLIVIQQTKMDMIDLPLWARSLPLFISSVLVFLHMLLNFIQIATGQVTPFEKVDTLDEPEVQT; encoded by the coding sequence ATGATGACGTCGCTCAACAAAGCGCTTGATATGGTTGCCATCCTTTTCAGATGGTTGGCAACCATCAGCCTGTTGATCATGGTCTCTATCAATCTGGTGAATGTCGTGGTTCGGGCGACGCTCGATCAAGCCTTCGGCTGGGTCTTCCCTTGGACCCTGTTGCTCTTTGCATGGATGCTGTTCTTCGGCTTCTATGCCTATGTGCGCGGGAAACGCGATGTTGTCGTGGATGTGATCATGATCCGCCTGCCCAAACCACTGCGTATCCTGGGTGGTTTGTTTGCCTGCACGGTGGGTATGCTTTTCATGATTGCCATCCTGCGTGCGGCACCTTCGCTGATTGTCATCCAGCAAACCAAGATGGACATGATCGACCTGCCACTGTGGGCGAGATCCTTGCCCCTCTTCATTTCATCCGTTCTGGTTTTCCTCCACATGCTGCTGAACTTCATCCAGATCGCAACCGGCCAAGTCACGCCTTTTGAAAAGGTCGACACACTTGACGAACCGGAGGTACAGACATGA
- a CDS encoding RidA family protein, whose protein sequence is MMKVINTDKAPAAIGPYSQAIAAGDLLFVSGQLPINPATGTIDSDVVVSQLHQSMKNIAAIAEEAGTSFANLVKTTILMQDLAGFADVNEAYGSYLSEPFPARATFQVAALPKGALIEIEAVFSLKGAL, encoded by the coding sequence ATTATGAAAGTGATCAATACCGACAAGGCTCCGGCCGCCATCGGCCCCTACTCCCAAGCCATCGCTGCTGGCGATCTGTTGTTTGTATCCGGGCAGTTGCCGATCAACCCCGCAACCGGCACAATCGACAGCGACGTTGTTGTTTCCCAACTGCATCAAAGCATGAAAAATATCGCAGCAATCGCAGAGGAGGCAGGAACCTCATTTGCCAATCTGGTCAAGACAACCATTCTGATGCAAGACCTTGCCGGCTTTGCCGACGTCAACGAAGCCTATGGCAGTTATCTCTCAGAGCCCTTCCCTGCTCGCGCCACCTTTCAGGTTGCAGCCCTGCCCAAAGGCGCTCTAATCGAGATCGAAGCGGTCTTTTCGCTCAAGGGAGCGCTGTGA
- a CDS encoding TRAP transporter substrate-binding protein — protein sequence MTSLPARLACAAALTFFAADANAETWRLSSMMTAESFEGQSYQKFAELVSEYTDGDIEIRIYPNEQIGSMNSVVEQLSLGLIQLAPSGSSFLARWEEGIRYAAAPFLFDDYAHWSNFIEGDLFQSWLKSVEETADISVLGSIPDMPRGSFRTLLTKEPIETAADIEGLKIRQYQNELVIDAWTHLGAEVRVLPWGEVYDGINRGIVDGVTSPAELIKSMRFYEVAPNIIRTDEYPQAVAWMMNKKAWDKLSEENKAAMLRAHKEAAAFGRDLLAKASASMQAELEAVEGVKVNFEFDSSPLVAKMAEFYEAREAAGKLPAGLLDAVKAARGK from the coding sequence ATGACGTCCCTGCCCGCACGCCTTGCCTGCGCCGCCGCCTTGACCTTCTTTGCTGCCGATGCAAATGCCGAAACATGGCGCCTGAGTTCCATGATGACCGCTGAAAGCTTCGAGGGTCAGTCCTATCAGAAATTTGCTGAGCTGGTTTCCGAGTATACCGATGGTGACATCGAGATCCGCATCTATCCCAATGAGCAGATCGGCTCAATGAACTCTGTTGTCGAACAGTTGAGCCTGGGCCTCATTCAGCTCGCTCCGTCCGGTTCATCCTTCCTGGCTCGCTGGGAAGAAGGCATCCGTTATGCTGCCGCGCCATTCCTGTTTGACGACTATGCGCACTGGTCCAACTTCATCGAAGGCGACTTGTTTCAGTCCTGGCTGAAAAGCGTCGAAGAGACAGCCGATATTTCGGTCCTAGGCTCCATTCCCGATATGCCGCGCGGTTCCTTCCGCACGTTGCTGACCAAAGAGCCGATTGAAACCGCTGCCGACATCGAGGGCCTCAAAATCCGCCAGTATCAGAATGAGCTGGTAATTGATGCCTGGACACATCTTGGTGCAGAGGTTCGCGTTCTGCCATGGGGCGAAGTCTATGACGGCATCAATCGCGGCATCGTCGATGGTGTGACCTCTCCGGCCGAGCTGATCAAATCCATGCGTTTCTACGAAGTTGCTCCGAACATCATCCGGACCGACGAATATCCTCAGGCCGTTGCGTGGATGATGAACAAGAAGGCATGGGATAAGCTGTCCGAGGAAAACAAGGCCGCCATGCTACGCGCCCACAAGGAAGCAGCTGCCTTTGGCCGCGATCTTCTTGCCAAGGCTTCAGCCTCCATGCAGGCCGAACTTGAGGCGGTTGAGGGCGTAAAGGTCAACTTTGAATTTGACTCCAGCCCGCTCGTGGCCAAGATGGCCGAATTTTACGAAGCACGGGAAGCCGCAGGCAAACTGCCAGCAGGTCTTCTTGACGCAGTAAAAGCGGCCCGGGGAAAATAG
- a CDS encoding TRAP transporter large permease, with protein sequence MTLGFLVIGGFIILMMVGVPVTIAIGAASVAGLYYAGFGDQSLVVPQQIIDGAAKPGLLAIPFFILAGNLMNAIGLTDRIFNFALALVGHFRAGLAYVNVLASLLFAGVSGAATADIAGLGQLEVKAMRARGYTPEFAAALTVATSLVGPIVPPSISLIVYAWLASESVARLFLGGIVPGILVAISFMLYIRTMAIWVPMPREPRATRKELLKATIEGIPALVAPGIILGAIVFGFATATEAGVIACGYSVLIGLFYRKLKYDALWDALVQSTTLASLIMMIIGVSQIMGWLFAFEQVPQAFASGILDAIASKGVFLTFTIAMLVLIGCFMEATPAKIILLPLLLPIADMFGIDRVQFGMVITLSLLLGIATPPLGVGLYLMSAVSGVRFEKLAVAILPLLIPPILVLILIASVPEITLWLPNLVMGPAQ encoded by the coding sequence ATGACCCTCGGATTTCTCGTCATTGGTGGCTTCATTATCCTGATGATGGTCGGTGTACCGGTCACCATTGCAATCGGAGCTGCCTCGGTTGCCGGCCTTTACTATGCCGGGTTCGGGGATCAGAGTCTGGTTGTTCCCCAACAAATCATCGACGGGGCGGCCAAACCCGGCCTGTTGGCGATCCCCTTCTTCATTCTGGCCGGCAATCTGATGAATGCGATCGGCCTGACGGATCGGATCTTCAACTTCGCCCTTGCGCTGGTGGGGCACTTCCGGGCCGGGCTTGCCTATGTGAACGTTCTGGCCTCGCTGCTGTTTGCCGGTGTGTCCGGGGCGGCGACCGCCGATATTGCCGGCCTTGGTCAGCTAGAAGTCAAGGCCATGCGGGCCCGGGGCTACACCCCTGAATTCGCCGCAGCCCTGACGGTTGCAACGTCGCTTGTGGGTCCAATCGTTCCCCCATCGATCAGCCTCATCGTCTATGCATGGCTGGCGAGTGAATCCGTCGCCCGGCTGTTTCTCGGCGGGATTGTTCCGGGGATTCTCGTCGCGATCTCCTTCATGCTGTATATCCGCACCATGGCCATCTGGGTTCCCATGCCGCGCGAACCACGCGCAACACGCAAGGAACTCTTGAAGGCCACTATCGAGGGCATTCCTGCTTTGGTTGCCCCCGGCATCATCCTCGGTGCGATCGTATTCGGCTTTGCAACAGCCACCGAGGCGGGTGTCATCGCATGTGGTTATTCCGTGCTGATCGGCCTGTTCTATCGCAAGCTTAAATACGACGCCCTTTGGGATGCGTTGGTGCAAAGCACCACGCTGGCCTCGCTGATCATGATGATCATCGGTGTCTCCCAAATCATGGGCTGGCTGTTTGCTTTCGAACAGGTACCGCAGGCTTTTGCATCCGGCATTCTGGACGCCATCGCCAGCAAGGGGGTCTTTCTGACCTTCACCATTGCAATGCTGGTTCTGATTGGTTGTTTCATGGAAGCGACACCCGCAAAGATCATCCTCCTGCCGCTGCTGCTGCCGATTGCCGACATGTTCGGGATCGACCGGGTTCAGTTCGGCATGGTGATCACGCTGTCCCTGCTTCTGGGCATCGCAACACCCCCATTGGGCGTTGGGCTCTATCTGATGTCGGCGGTGTCTGGCGTAAGGTTCGAGAAGTTGGCGGTTGCCATCCTGCCACTGCTCATTCCACCGATCCTGGTGCTGATCCTTATTGCCTCAGTTCCCGAGATCACGCTCTGGCTGCCGAACCTGGTGATGGGACCAGCCCAGTAG
- a CDS encoding PLP-dependent cysteine synthase family protein: MLTKAEMTIDASPCFALVEHETHHEWACEALEKLECEKQRAVDTHLIRLELPGFEKTPLYFKDESTHPTGSLKHRLAQSLFTNAICHGYIGPETTVIEASSGSTAVSEAYFAKLLGLPFIAVMQKDTSQTKVNAIKQYGGQIHLVDRGDQVYEASEALAKETNGHYMDQFSNAAIATDWRSPGCIAGAILDQMKREPEPEPAWIVMAAGTGGTSATIGRHLRYHKLKTKLCVPDVENSVFMDAWDTHSCALTCSAGSRIEGIGRPRVEPSFKPDLVDAMIKVPDASSVAAMLKLSDLVGRPVGPSSGTNFYGALVIAGKMRKAGQSGPIVTVICDSGYRYRDTYYNKDWRIEKSLESEACQQTIEQLLG, translated from the coding sequence ATGTTGACCAAAGCTGAAATGACGATCGATGCGTCCCCGTGTTTTGCACTTGTGGAGCATGAAACCCATCACGAGTGGGCCTGTGAAGCGCTGGAAAAGCTGGAGTGCGAGAAACAGAGAGCGGTTGACACACACCTGATCCGGCTCGAGCTGCCCGGCTTTGAGAAAACGCCTCTCTATTTCAAGGATGAAAGCACGCACCCGACGGGAAGCCTCAAGCATCGTCTGGCGCAATCGCTGTTCACCAATGCGATCTGCCATGGCTATATCGGTCCGGAGACGACTGTTATCGAAGCCTCATCCGGCTCAACTGCGGTCAGCGAGGCGTATTTTGCGAAATTGCTCGGCCTGCCCTTCATTGCCGTGATGCAGAAGGACACGTCGCAAACCAAGGTCAACGCCATCAAGCAATATGGCGGCCAGATCCATCTGGTGGACCGCGGCGATCAGGTCTATGAAGCTTCCGAAGCACTGGCAAAAGAAACCAACGGTCATTACATGGACCAGTTCTCCAACGCGGCGATTGCCACCGACTGGCGCAGCCCGGGTTGCATTGCCGGCGCCATCCTCGATCAGATGAAACGCGAACCGGAGCCTGAACCCGCATGGATCGTCATGGCTGCGGGCACCGGCGGCACATCGGCAACCATCGGACGGCATCTGCGCTACCACAAGCTAAAGACAAAGCTCTGTGTTCCCGATGTCGAGAATTCGGTTTTCATGGATGCCTGGGACACCCATTCGTGTGCGCTGACCTGCTCGGCAGGATCCCGCATCGAAGGCATTGGTCGTCCACGCGTGGAGCCATCCTTCAAACCTGATCTGGTGGACGCCATGATCAAGGTTCCAGATGCGTCATCCGTGGCCGCGATGCTGAAACTGTCCGATCTTGTCGGTCGTCCCGTCGGACCATCCAGCGGCACCAACTTCTACGGCGCATTGGTAATTGCCGGGAAGATGCGCAAAGCCGGCCAAAGCGGTCCGATTGTGACGGTGATCTGCGACAGCGGCTATCGCTACCGCGACACCTATTACAACAAGGACTGGCGCATCGAGAAATCCCTCGAAAGCGAGGCTTGCCAGCAAACAATCGAGCAATTGCTCGGCTAA